Genomic window (Deltaproteobacteria bacterium):
ATTTGACAGTCTGGGGATCCTTGTGGCGGCCAAGGACAGTGGCAATGGACATGGTTGGGGATGACGGATGATGATGTGATGGATGGTACCGGCAGGATCTATCCTCGTTCTTCTTGGCATATGTCCATTGGACGATGCAAATTGACAAGAAATAAAGCATAAAATCATAGGCGTCCCCAACTCCTTACAGCTCCTTACCGCAATAAGAGTCAAGAGCAGACTTGCCCCCTTCGATATTGACCCCTTCGATACTGATGGCCAATTCTGATCGTTTTCGTTTGAAACAAGAAGTGTCAGTCCATATCTGGCCGGCGCAGATAACTAGACCTGCCTTATCAGCCTGCGGATCGTGTAGTGCCGGGTATTCCTGTTGCGAAAGCCGGAAACGCCTTTTGTTTACAAAAATTAAAGTCCCATAGCGCTTGATTTGTGCGGGATATCCTTGAGGATCTGGGCTCTGGATTTGGGGACAACGAAAGAGGGAGAATCCGGGGGGCAGGGTAAATTTTTTCTTGACAAGTTTTTTTACTCCTAGTAAAGTCCTTGCCAACCTCTACGTTTCTATCAGGAAACCCCGGGGGGAAGAGCGAGTTGGAGGAAAGAGGGATTGTCGAAAAGATAAGGCGGATCAGGCGGAACAAGAGAATCACCTTGAAGGAGCTGGCCGCGAGGACGGGATTGACCGAGGGGTATTTGTCCCGCATAGAGAATTCTGAAAGTGCCCCACCCATTTCCACTCTGGGTCGAATCGCCCGGGGGTTGAACATCGATGTTTCCTACCTTCTCCTGTCCGGGAATGCGACCGAAGAGGGCAATCCGAATATCGTGGTTGTCAGAAAGAACGAGCTCAGCGAGGTTCATTCCTCCAAAACTCCCCACCAGAAAACGGTCTATGGATACCAGTACGAACCACTCGCCCATCAGAAGCAGGGGAAAAACATGGAGCCCTATATCCTGGTCCCGGATTTTGAGCCCGGAGAGGTGCTCCAACACGAAGGAGAGGAGTTCTTCTACGTGGTGAGGGGAACCATCGAGTTCTTCTATGGCACTGAGAGATATACCCTCACAGAGGGAGACAGTGTCTATTTTGATGCGCATATTCCTCATAACGGGAGAAGTCTGGGGGAGGAAAAGGCGAGAGTGCTGATTATCATCTATCCGTACAAGAGGTTATGAAGCGCGAAGCCCGCTGCGTCTCGTGGAATCAGGGTAATGGATTTTCAACAGATTCTGGCCGAGTTGGTGGCCACCCAAACCGACCCTCACACCAGGGCCCGGCAGTGGAAGTCAGCCAATCAGGGGACGGTCATCGCCCATCTCCTTCCGGACGTTCCAGAGGAAATCATCCACGCCTCGGGCGCCTTGCCCCTGGCTGTCACGGGCGTGGACAGGGGAACGTCTCTGGCTGAGAGTCATATCCCCTCCTTTATCTGCTCCCTTCTCAGAAACCCTTTGGAGATGGCCCTGCGCAGGGAACTGGACTTCATCGACGGCATGGTGATTCCTTACGTTTGCGATTCTACGAGGGCATTCTCCCAGGTGTGGGAGGCCAACTTTCCGGATCTCTTTAATCATACCCTGTGG
Coding sequences:
- a CDS encoding helix-turn-helix transcriptional regulator — protein: MEERGIVEKIRRIRRNKRITLKELAARTGLTEGYLSRIENSESAPPISTLGRIARGLNIDVSYLLLSGNATEEGNPNIVVVRKNELSEVHSSKTPHQKTVYGYQYEPLAHQKQGKNMEPYILVPDFEPGEVLQHEGEEFFYVVRGTIEFFYGTERYTLTEGDSVYFDAHIPHNGRSLGEEKARVLIIIYPYKRL